Proteins found in one Roseovarius pelagicus genomic segment:
- a CDS encoding type II and III secretion system protein family protein yields the protein MKSRSIFAAALLGFAICAGTGPAPVHAESLHVVRKGTGRDLSVAMNRAVVVESDVPFAELSIANPSIADFSTLSDRTIYVLGKSPGRTTLTLLDENGRLITNVEVRVSADVSEFKERLRQILPNERIEVRTANDGIVLSGTVSSTPRMQRALDLAERYAPERVSNLMSVSGKQQVMLKVRFAEMQRTVAKSLSTSLSVDGLSTGGLGVGASTNNAGASNANIAGVVPGTGPNGSANNGAVFFGFNAGSAQIGILMQALESKGVVRTLAEPNLTALSGQEAKFLAGGEYPIPIAQDNSTITVEYKPFGVELNFVPRVLDDDVINLEIAAAVSALDPNNGITIGGVNSFTINAFRRRDASTTIAMRDGESFAIAGLLQDDFQDTNGQIPWIGDIPILGALFRSADYQRSQTELVIIVTAHLVTPTKGEALALPTDRVRLPSEADLFLNGRVARNVGPDTGPTGEVAKQDFSGSYGYVMD from the coding sequence ATGAAAAGTAGAAGTATTTTTGCGGCAGCCCTGCTGGGGTTTGCCATTTGCGCGGGCACAGGCCCTGCGCCGGTTCATGCAGAAAGCCTGCATGTCGTTCGTAAAGGCACGGGCCGCGATCTAAGTGTTGCGATGAACCGTGCTGTCGTTGTCGAAAGCGACGTACCCTTTGCAGAACTGAGCATCGCGAACCCATCTATCGCCGATTTTTCGACCTTGTCGGATCGTACCATCTATGTCCTCGGCAAATCGCCGGGGCGTACGACACTGACGCTGCTCGATGAAAACGGCAGGCTTATTACCAATGTCGAAGTCCGGGTGAGCGCCGATGTATCGGAGTTCAAGGAACGGTTGCGCCAGATCCTTCCGAATGAGCGAATCGAAGTGCGTACCGCCAATGATGGCATCGTGCTTTCGGGCACCGTTTCCAGCACCCCGCGCATGCAGCGCGCACTGGACCTGGCAGAACGCTATGCACCTGAACGGGTGTCCAACCTGATGAGCGTATCGGGCAAACAGCAGGTCATGCTGAAAGTGCGTTTCGCCGAAATGCAGCGAACCGTGGCCAAGAGCCTTTCGACTTCGCTCTCGGTGGACGGCCTGTCGACAGGTGGCCTAGGCGTAGGTGCTTCGACTAACAATGCCGGCGCGTCCAATGCCAACATTGCAGGGGTCGTTCCAGGCACTGGCCCGAACGGATCGGCCAACAATGGCGCGGTTTTCTTTGGCTTTAACGCAGGATCCGCTCAGATCGGCATCCTGATGCAAGCTCTTGAAAGCAAAGGCGTTGTGCGCACTCTGGCAGAACCAAATCTGACGGCCCTGTCGGGGCAAGAGGCAAAATTCCTTGCGGGTGGCGAATACCCGATTCCGATCGCTCAGGACAACAGCACGATTACCGTCGAATACAAACCCTTTGGTGTTGAGTTGAACTTTGTGCCGCGTGTGCTTGATGATGATGTGATCAACCTCGAAATTGCAGCCGCAGTATCGGCTTTGGACCCCAACAACGGGATCACGATCGGCGGGGTAAACAGCTTTACGATCAATGCGTTCCGTCGGCGTGACGCCTCGACCACCATCGCCATGCGCGACGGCGAGAGCTTTGCCATCGCGGGGCTGTTGCAGGATGATTTTCAGGACACCAACGGTCAGATACCCTGGATTGGTGACATCCCAATCCTTGGTGCTCTTTTCCGTAGCGCCGATTATCAACGCTCGCAAACAGAGCTGGTGATTATCGTGACCGCGCACTTGGTGACCCCAACCAAGGGAGAGGCGCTGGCGCTGCCCACTGACCGGGTTCGCCTGCCATCCGAGGCAGACCTATTCCTGAACGGACGCGTTGCGCGCAACGTGGGGCCCGATACCGGACCGACTGGAGAGGTTGCCAAACAGGACTTCAGCGGCTCATATGGCTACGTAATGGATTGA
- a CDS encoding OmpA family protein has translation MKKALIFLSVIALGACSKNTGQVYRSYFDEAGSLVDGGSFGNANMNNTQIMSGEKSYVYDLSNRFATEVLSTVNFAFNSAQLDAGARDTLREQAAWIRQFPEVRFRVYGHTDAVGSNSFNKRLGLARANAVVGYLASQGINRSRLEAVVSFGESQPLIVTQGRERRNRRTVTEVSGFVRSHPIVMDGKYAEVVFREYVTSAKPDSDLILVKAGGSSTADE, from the coding sequence ATGAAAAAAGCACTTATTTTTCTGTCAGTTATTGCTCTTGGAGCTTGTTCCAAGAACACTGGTCAGGTGTATCGTTCCTACTTCGACGAGGCCGGTTCTCTGGTCGATGGCGGCAGCTTCGGCAATGCGAACATGAACAACACGCAGATCATGTCTGGCGAGAAGAGTTACGTCTATGATCTGTCCAATCGTTTCGCGACCGAGGTTCTCAGTACTGTCAACTTCGCCTTCAATTCAGCGCAACTGGATGCTGGCGCGCGCGACACGCTCCGCGAACAGGCTGCGTGGATTCGACAATTCCCGGAAGTCCGCTTCCGTGTTTATGGACACACCGACGCTGTCGGTTCGAACAGCTTTAATAAGCGTCTGGGCTTGGCCCGCGCCAACGCCGTCGTCGGATATCTGGCCTCGCAGGGCATCAATCGTTCCCGATTGGAGGCCGTCGTCTCATTTGGCGAATCGCAGCCATTGATCGTGACCCAAGGCCGTGAACGCCGCAACCGCCGGACCGTGACCGAAGTTTCGGGCTTTGTCCGCTCCCACCCAATCGTGATGGACGGGAAATACGCCGAAGTCGTATTCCGCGAGTACGTCACCAGTGCCAAACCAGATTCTGATCTTATCCTCGTCAAAGCCGGTGGTTCGTCCACCGCCGATGAATAA
- a CDS encoding CpaF family protein, whose product MFSRYKKPTSAAPAKADALSKGKPAANAAGPANAAASAKAEAPAAITSLRRPLPAADAKAAPQDKERKRKERLGEIKLDLHRALLDNLNLSALDTATESDLRAEIGSIVAEVLEERSIVLNREERSTLTQELYDEVRGLGPLETLLKDDTVNDILVNGPHQIFVERDGKLSLSDVTFKDEKHLLRIIDKIVSAVGRRVDESNPYVDARLLDGSRFNAMVPPVAVDGSLVSIRKFKKDKLGIDDLVSFGAFSEEMAAYLQAAVACRLNVIVSGGTGSGKTTTLNALSSFIDNAERILTIEDTAELQLQQIHVGRMESRPPNVEGKGEVSPRDCLKNALRMRPDRIIVGETRGEEVIDMLQAMNTGHDGSMTTIHANNPRDGVSRLENMVAMAGIEMPLKAVRSQIASAVNLIVQASRLQDGSRRMTSITEITGMEGEVISMQEIFRFQRVGLTPENKIIGHFTATGVRSNYSERFRLWGYDLPASIYEPVRPE is encoded by the coding sequence ATGTTTTCACGTTACAAAAAGCCAACCAGCGCGGCTCCGGCTAAAGCGGACGCGCTATCCAAGGGCAAGCCCGCTGCCAATGCTGCGGGTCCTGCGAATGCCGCAGCATCAGCAAAGGCTGAAGCTCCGGCTGCCATTACGTCATTGCGGCGCCCCTTGCCGGCCGCAGATGCGAAGGCAGCACCACAGGACAAAGAACGTAAGCGCAAGGAACGGTTAGGCGAAATCAAGCTCGACCTGCATCGCGCCCTGCTCGATAATCTGAACCTCAGCGCGCTGGACACCGCAACAGAATCCGACCTGCGCGCCGAAATCGGCTCGATCGTCGCCGAAGTGCTCGAAGAGCGCAGCATCGTTCTGAATCGTGAAGAGCGCAGCACGCTTACCCAAGAACTGTACGATGAAGTGCGCGGCCTCGGTCCGCTGGAAACGCTTTTGAAGGACGACACCGTTAACGATATCCTCGTCAACGGTCCGCATCAGATTTTCGTCGAGCGTGACGGTAAGCTTTCGCTCAGCGATGTGACGTTCAAAGATGAAAAGCACCTGCTGCGGATCATCGACAAAATCGTGAGCGCGGTCGGACGGCGGGTAGACGAATCGAATCCCTATGTTGATGCGCGTCTATTGGATGGTTCACGTTTCAACGCGATGGTACCGCCCGTTGCCGTGGATGGCAGCCTAGTCTCGATCCGTAAATTCAAAAAGGATAAACTGGGAATTGATGATCTCGTCAGCTTCGGTGCGTTCTCAGAAGAAATGGCCGCCTATCTACAGGCCGCCGTTGCCTGCCGCCTGAACGTCATCGTTTCCGGCGGAACCGGCTCGGGTAAGACAACGACACTCAATGCGCTCAGTTCCTTTATCGACAATGCAGAACGCATTCTGACCATCGAGGATACTGCGGAACTTCAGCTGCAACAGATCCACGTCGGTCGAATGGAAAGCCGCCCCCCCAACGTCGAAGGCAAGGGAGAGGTCAGCCCGCGCGACTGCCTCAAGAACGCGCTGCGGATGCGACCCGATCGCATCATCGTTGGCGAGACGCGCGGCGAGGAAGTCATCGACATGCTGCAAGCAATGAACACGGGCCACGACGGTTCTATGACGACGATTCACGCCAACAACCCGCGTGATGGTGTCAGCCGTCTGGAAAACATGGTGGCGATGGCAGGGATTGAGATGCCGTTAAAAGCTGTGCGCTCACAGATTGCATCCGCTGTGAACCTGATCGTGCAGGCAAGCCGTCTACAGGATGGCAGTCGTCGCATGACCTCAATCACCGAGATCACCGGTATGGAGGGTGAAGTGATTTCGATGCAGGAAATCTTCCGCTTCCAGCGCGTCGGCCTGACCCCCGAGAACAAGATCATCGGCCATTTCACAGCGACCGGCGTACGCTCCAACTATTCCGAGCGGTTCCGTCTGTGGGGCTATGATTTGCCGGCCAGCATCTATGAACCCGTGAGACCGGAGTAA
- a CDS encoding type II secretion system F family protein, whose product MSISAEPIIYGLIFVGVLVLVEGIYLTVFGKSISLNSRVNRRLEMLDKSGNREEVMEKLRKEMQQHLKARRIPLYSILSAKAQKAAIAFTPKQLIMLMGGLAALAFIGLSVGTATSVPIRAVVSVAMGVGGVFTWISMKAGKRMAMLEEQLPDAIELMVRSLRVGHPFSSAISIVATEVGDPLASEFGMIADEAAYGRDVGEALKEMAERLDMQDLRFLAVAVTIQQQSGGNLAEILDGLAKVIRARFRLFRRVKAITAEAKWSGKFLSGFPLLAMVGIQLIDPNYYDKVLDHPYFIPACLVVGVFLVLNLIVMRALVNIKV is encoded by the coding sequence ATGAGCATCAGCGCAGAACCAATTATCTACGGCCTCATCTTTGTTGGCGTTCTGGTGCTTGTCGAAGGCATCTACCTGACCGTCTTTGGCAAATCCATCAGTCTGAATAGCCGCGTGAACCGCCGTCTGGAGATGCTGGACAAGAGCGGCAATCGCGAAGAAGTCATGGAAAAGCTTCGCAAGGAGATGCAGCAGCACCTCAAGGCGCGACGCATTCCGCTGTATTCAATCCTGTCGGCCAAAGCACAAAAGGCCGCGATTGCATTCACGCCCAAGCAATTGATCATGCTGATGGGGGGTCTGGCCGCGCTCGCATTTATCGGTCTGTCGGTCGGAACTGCTACCTCCGTTCCAATCCGCGCAGTCGTCTCTGTCGCCATGGGTGTGGGCGGTGTCTTTACCTGGATTTCGATGAAAGCAGGCAAGCGTATGGCGATGCTAGAAGAACAATTGCCAGATGCGATCGAACTCATGGTGCGTTCCTTGCGGGTGGGTCATCCCTTTTCATCAGCGATCTCGATCGTCGCGACCGAAGTCGGGGATCCATTAGCCAGCGAATTCGGCATGATTGCGGATGAGGCGGCCTATGGCCGTGACGTAGGTGAGGCGCTCAAGGAAATGGCCGAACGGTTGGACATGCAGGACTTGCGCTTTCTCGCTGTCGCGGTGACCATTCAGCAGCAATCGGGTGGTAACCTGGCCGAGATCCTCGACGGTCTGGCCAAGGTCATCCGCGCGCGATTCCGCCTGTTTCGCCGCGTCAAGGCGATCACTGCCGAAGCCAAATGGTCAGGCAAGTTCCTGTCAGGTTTCCCGCTGCTGGCAATGGTCGGCATTCAGCTGATCGACCCGAATTACTATGACAAGGTGCTGGACCACCCCTATTTCATCCCCGCCTGTCTGGTTGTCGGTGTGTTTCTGGTACTGAACCTGATCGTTATGCGCGCCCTTGTGAATATCAAAGTTTGA
- a CDS encoding AAA family ATPase, whose product MSSAIQQPDASPIVACTISRDVRNFDLLIEDMEAALGEAWGDLGFPEALSYLKQTEAEALEFVAIAIDQSDEARLTMISEIITLARMRGIKVILIADDVSPAALHQLLREGADEFVPYPLPENELQAAIERLRKPDPAPAASTAPTATAEDGVMLGVHGLAGGTGATTLAVNLAWELATVAKENAPRVCILDLSLQFGSVSTFLDLPRRDAVYEMWSDTEAMDEDIFKQALVSYEDRLWVLTAPPEVLPLDLISPDDVNRVLEQARKHFDYVIVDMPTTLVQWTETVLTAAQIYFVTLEMDMRSAQNTLRLKRALKAEDLPLERLRFCVNRAPKFTDLNGKSRIKRMAESLEIGIELQLPDGGKAVSQGADHGLPLASSAPKNPLRKEIAKLASSLHELGKSDAEAA is encoded by the coding sequence ATGAGCAGTGCGATACAACAACCAGATGCCAGCCCGATCGTCGCGTGTACGATCAGCCGGGACGTGCGCAACTTTGATCTGCTGATCGAAGATATGGAAGCCGCCCTTGGCGAAGCCTGGGGCGATCTCGGGTTTCCCGAGGCGCTGTCGTACCTGAAACAAACCGAGGCTGAGGCGCTCGAATTCGTTGCAATTGCGATAGACCAGTCTGACGAAGCACGCCTGACAATGATCAGCGAAATCATTACCCTGGCGCGGATGCGCGGAATTAAGGTGATCTTGATCGCCGATGACGTCAGCCCTGCGGCGTTGCACCAGTTGCTGCGCGAAGGTGCCGACGAGTTTGTGCCCTACCCCCTCCCCGAGAACGAGCTGCAGGCGGCGATCGAACGACTGCGCAAGCCCGATCCGGCACCGGCCGCATCGACCGCTCCTACAGCCACCGCAGAAGATGGCGTTATGCTGGGTGTACATGGCCTCGCCGGAGGGACCGGTGCCACGACGTTGGCAGTGAACCTCGCGTGGGAACTGGCGACTGTGGCCAAGGAAAACGCCCCTCGCGTCTGCATTCTTGACCTGAGCCTGCAATTTGGTTCGGTCTCGACCTTTCTGGATCTGCCGCGCCGCGATGCCGTTTACGAAATGTGGTCAGACACCGAAGCGATGGACGAAGACATCTTTAAGCAGGCTCTGGTCAGCTACGAGGATCGGCTTTGGGTTTTGACTGCGCCGCCCGAGGTACTGCCGCTCGATCTGATCTCACCCGATGATGTGAACAGGGTGCTGGAACAGGCTCGCAAGCATTTCGATTACGTGATTGTCGACATGCCAACCACGCTGGTGCAATGGACTGAAACAGTCCTGACTGCCGCGCAAATCTACTTTGTCACGCTTGAGATGGATATGCGGTCAGCGCAGAACACGCTGCGCCTGAAACGCGCGCTCAAGGCAGAAGACCTGCCACTGGAACGGCTGCGTTTCTGCGTCAACCGCGCGCCCAAGTTTACCGACCTGAATGGTAAATCGCGGATCAAGCGGATGGCGGAAAGTCTGGAAATCGGGATCGAACTGCAGTTGCCCGACGGCGGTAAGGCCGTCAGCCAAGGGGCCGACCACGGCCTGCCGCTGGCCTCATCGGCACCCAAGAATCCGCTGCGCAAGGAAATCGCCAAGCTGGCCTCTTCTTTGCATGAATTGGGCAAGAGTGATGCCGAAGCGGCATAG